The DNA segment TGTGGTAGTTTTGATTATAATCACTGTATGTTTGATGCATGCCTAAAAAAGGTATCgttcttttcaaattaaaaaaaaaacatctcccTGTCTGAATTACAAAGCTTGTCCTCTAAAACACATGTTTTACCATAACGTTTGTAAACGATTCACCCAACAcggataacttttattttactctgtcttgtaactttggaacatggagGAGACTAAGGTTGAGGGACTTTTAATTAACAAATTAAGTCTAAGTAACTCAATTAAATCTTGTAGATTCCCATTTTGGTGTGTTTGCCACAGAGTATACAAATGCCTGTTCTCATTGCGTGTTGTTTAGttattattattgattttatcattattaattgttgttgttgtcgttgttatTATACCAGGTTTATATAGCATTCTTTTCTTGCACAtttacacgttcaaaagtgcttcacagtATACATTCCaaaaatacaattacaaattcaaaagaaacaaaatattgccTTTTGACATTaacaaaacatgaatacaaaCAATTTTAGATACAACAAAACAAGACATACACTATTGAAACATTAAGTAACCCTGACTTTACGATAAACCTTGATCTGCGCCTTGACATGAAAAAAGTAGGTATCGGTCAGTTtgcgaaatgttgtacaaagacgTTTTTTGTAGATTTTGAAAACAGCTAGGCTGCCAACTTCCCTAATCCTAAAACCCGGAAAGGGTTTTCCCAAAGTTTTGTAGCTTTGGACGAAAAGCTCCGATTTCCATACATCACGGCTTTTGTTTTGGAACAACCATTGACAGCCTGTCTTGTGATCTTTGGTTACTAACAGGTTATTGCACTTTTACTGTACCATACCTTTATAGGCAGGGAGGTGTAGAGCATTAAACATGTGGGTCAGAAAAAAGTACTGTATTTCACTATTTAAACCCAAAAGAACTGCTTCGTACCGATGTAATATGATTGTTTTAGGCGTTCTAGTGATAGACGCCAACATTAGATCGCCACTATTGGGTGTAACCACGATTGAGTGTACAGTATACTGATGAAAGGTTAGTTTTAGTCCCGGGGCCCCTTTAAAGGgggtttctcttgttgctctgtcttctgtaaaggcattgagtacatacgtttttggttcttaaggtttgctttttatatatttatacaggagtatttttgtgttttacatgcaatgcctttttgtttctattacgtgtaTAATAATTCACCTGGGGGGGGGATACTTTTATTACACTGAAGTGTCTGGAAAAATGGTGTGGGGGTAAGAGTGTGGTTGGGTGCGTACCATAacaggtttaatttgttttactcCCAGTGCTGTTTTTGGCCACTGACCATTTCCAAGGCAGTGCCCAACTGTTTTTCCTttattgttcgttttgtcctcgtatgtttgttttgtatgcgAGGTGTGGGATGtgtgttcttaaaatgcatttaagACCATTCATGGAGAAAAACCTGTGCAGAATTAACATGTTCTGAAATAAACtgtatattttccattttaaacatataattgTTGGAGAAGTGTGCATGTTTGAAAAGATTGCATAACAATTCATGTTGTAAGGCCAAACAGTTGTGTCAAAGTAGGTCAAATAGCTTGGGAAGTATTTGATGATTTATCATTTGCCCACAAAATATACCCAGTATTCACATTTTAAACACACCTCTTATATTAGTGCTTATAAGTGCTAATTGTTTCTGATGTAAACTTTCAGAACAGAAACtaaattaaaaattatcataGTTGATTACAAAGCTGTTGGCATTTATATATTACAACGCTGTGAAATGCATAAAAGCTTAAAATCCTAATTCGTCCTACTCGGAGCACATTGGCTCCATTCTCTGAAAGTGCAGGTTCGTGGTGGGTGAGTCCTGGCAAATATTCTAGTTCAAGTGTTTTCCTCACACTAATATATGGAAACGTAATAAGCAATTCCAAGAGAATAAAGTAAGCATTGTTGtaaaacttgcattttttctACATTTAGATCATATCATTTCTGCAGATTCTACAGCTCGAAAAtaacaaaacttgctttagatATATTTATCCATTCTTGTCATAAATGTTAGGGAGAGGTGGGGGAGTAAATGAAGGGAAGTTTTTTTCGTCGGACCCTTAATGGTGTCGccatataaaatgatattaagtAAATGTGTCTGTTGGTCTAAAGGTTTATTTAGTACTGGGGTTTAAATGAGCATTTGTTTGGTTTACGTATCATGCCTCTTGTTACCATATTACACGTGCGATGAAATCTCCTGACGGTGATAACTAATGTTAAAACTGTTCTGTGACTTTGGATTATGGTAGGGATTacgagtgaggttgggtgcacaTAAACTGGATGTTTATTTTGCCACAGCTCGTCCCAAGGCGTAGCTCTTTCGGGGAGgatgggggtggggaggggaagTAAATTCTCTTGTGGGCCAAATATCAGCCACCAAAAGAATTAGGTCTGATTTTCATAGCTTATCTCACTGTATATATTAAGGTGGAATTAGCTATATGGCATATTTGAGAGTTTACCGAGAGGTGGTTATGGTGATCATTTTTGCCGAGTTATTTCGAAATTCGGCCATATACTACAAAATTCTGCCCTGGGCACAAAAAAACTTGTATGCACTGTAGTTTATAAAATCTACAACCTTAGCTAACCAAGTGTAATCTCGACATTTAGGCTGGCGGCAGGctttttgcacatgacatatcATTTTGTTACACTGGTCATTTGCTAGACAGTGGAATTCTTGCAGAAATACCTATGTACCTACGCGATTATCgcatttttacacattttcatttttaagttctCATTTATTGAAACGGTGTTATCCTGAATGCTTATAAAATTACATATGAGGAAGCAAATCCATCTGTTTTCTTAAAAAGTATGCTAGTGAAAAAGGTCTagatacgccgcttttcatggaattatcattgaaggttccatgtgtaccgccgtatgaatacatctccggatgtctctaaaattgtTTTCTGTACTTGAAGcaagtgtaaatgttgagttctgctaaacccggggctagggggcgtggacggtagcatgcaattccactgccgtccatgaacaggctcaatcaaccgAGCATGccacatttttatgtttttgaagttttgagcgacctgtggagtttccacattttctgtTAGATGAATGAATTATATGTTTGTGCAATGCGAcacattttaattataaaaagCAAAGTGTTCTTGTGAGTAGAAGCACGTTAACGCTTCCGTAAGgagaaatgtcatttattttaggTAATTTgcacttttcataaaatttatggCCCGTTACGtctttataaatgtaataaaggAAACTTGTTTGACGCAGATTTAACAGGATATTCTAGAAAAACTCGTTTACGGACTAATACCGTTGTTTATAACGCTGACCTTTCTGTCAGAACAGTGAGTATTGTTTTGTTGACTAATTAAAGCAaaaacaattacatgaaataacAATGAAAATTAGGATAGATAATTGAATTAAAAGCATTTAACTATTTAGTCAGTaacgaacatttaaaaaaaaagtctgtaCAATTTAAAGTATAAAGGatattaaaacaatgaaaaaacacTGTactaatcatttttttaaagtctTGGAATACATTGATTGTCTGAGAACTTTGTAGGATTAAATGCttaaatattaacaatatttacaaTCTTATTAACAAAACTAACCAAAATCAGAATAACAAGAAAACAGCCTAATTCttaattttgctttaaacatttCTCATAAATGCAAATAAACCATAAACGATATGACATGTCAAGTAAACTGGCAAATGCTCTGGcaatttaaaggcactgacctccagattttggctaaaattacCTTtcttggtcatattatgaacattataatatgagtttttgtttataaactattttaaaaatgcctaatgaagaaaaaaagatgaccgcgccgggaatcgaacccggactgccgcggcaataGAGAAGttttatattatgaacattataaTATGAGTTTGTgtttataaactattttaaaaatgcctaatcaagaaaaaaaaaagatgaccgcgccgagaatcgaacccggactgccgcggcaataGAGAAGTTTTCTGTTTTCGTTACCAATACCGCTATAGACGAGTTAGTGTATAAAGtgtgttaaatatagatatttataatcgaggcagtttacatcgagtaaagcgttacaaacgcttttcgattttcatcgtaaaaagtagtaaaaacaacaaattctcatGTCTTttcgtaacatatagtctgtcagtaactaagttccaaagcattcttaagaaatatagcagtTGTTTCCAGATATctagaaaaaagtttttaaaaaattgtatcgaacgatctggaggccagtccctttaaattttattttccaaTTCTATCGTTAATGTGCATgaaatatttctcaaaaaataCACAGTCTACTTTTctgtagaatatatatataacccTTAAGAATTAAAACTTACCCTGAACGggaacaaaatatcgtaaaattttaaaatgacttcacacgctcgcttagattTTCTTTAATCACATACTTTAATCACATACTTTTTCGctgtgtaaaaaaatgttttaaggtgGTACCATATCCACCCTAAAGGGCTCGAACATTGGGGTTGCTTTAGtataaaaaatgtttctaaaaagaGGGATTTGTCAATGGCATCAGTACATgactgttttgataaaatattcacatGCAAAATATTATAACTATAACAAATGGACTATAAATCACATGAGGtctttaatgtagggataattcatgttttttcgtgttatatcatctgcagaatcccgagggattgagTGGTGTCCGAGTCcattagggcgagggtaccaacgtatctcgagggattctgaagatgttatagcatgcgctaacgctattctagcataaaacacgtaaaaactaataaatgaatatattgtccccaAACGTCATTAAATTACCATGAAGCGACGGGAAAGCAGGCGCTGTTTTATCACATTGATGTGATTCcctttttgaattatctgtttttgagccataatacgtttacgctttgccatgtatgtgcatatataaaaggtattttaacagcacgtgagcacgAGAATCACTCTTTTAAAACACGTTTAtcctcctgttaaaacacccccgaacaATGACAAGAACATCAGTTTTATGCCACAATGATTGATATAattctttctttctctctctcGAAGATGTTAGTAATACGACTGCTGTTGCTTTTCTGTCCTCTGGTGACATGGTTTGCACATGCGCAAATGATGGGCAGATCCTGTGCGGGAAAGAACATGATGGAGATTAGAGCCATTATTATGCAGGCAATAACTAATGCCAGAGATTCTCTCGCCCGCCAAAAACAGCTGAATGAGTTCTTTAGTAAAATAGGTAGGTTTCTgtaccaatatttttaaaatattatagttAGAGCAAAAAAAGTCTAACATATATAACCGTGTTCTAATGGTACAGTCAATAAAACAATGGCAATGTCTGTTTTCGCAAATTAATcaaaaatatcttcttttctTCCACAtacattataaaaatttttaagaGTAGACGTTTCCTCATTTATACCATATTGCATTTTGTTATTGTCAGTTACAGTCGGTAGGTTTTGTAAGCAACGAGTCTTTGTTCAGAAACGTGATGTATAGCTTTACTGTAATGCAACAACTTCTAATAAACATATTGCAGACATATATGATTAATGTACGCCAAATACaccataattttatttattactagGTCACGATGAGGCTATGAACACAGTACCATACACGCCGAAAACGTACCATCAACATTATGCCGCTTTCTCACATCTCAACTTGCCGGCATCTGTGCAAGTAGACAGTGGTTTCATTGTTCAGCACGCAACGAAGGAAATTACTCAAACGTGGGTCTTTAAATAGAAAGTATAAATACGCACATATATAATTTATCtgttaaattaacaatataaaatGTTCCGAATGTCTTGCTAAATGCCAAGCGACAACGTGCTTGTTTATGTCATGAATTATTTATCTATCTCAGTTTAACGTTGACAGTATAACTGATTATGAAAGATTGTACAAAATTACATAAGAAATGACGCAAATGCAAAAGGACATCTGGCTGATAGGTTTGGTTCTACTCATATGAGTTCGAGACTCGGGACCAGGGATAAATGGGTCCGGAAATACACAAATGTACGCTGCTCTAAATAATTTATTGCCAACGACAAAGACGCTGGCCTGCGTAGTCAATTTCTCATTCCAATTGCCAGTGCATagaacaacaaaaataatgaaaggtGAACTGTAGATAAATGATTTAAACATCAAAAGCAGTCTTCTAAATTACCTGGAAATACACAAATATGCGCTTctcaaattattttattgttaccTGTGTTATCAATTTCTGTAAGGCGAACTCATTGTGAAAATAAGCTGGTAAATCAAAATTTGAAGAGAGGCCTATCCATGTGGTTAGTTATTATAGATAGTGAATTATGAATAAGTATTACGAGTAAAGACTGGGCCATTGGATATGGTTTATTTGAGGTTTATTGGATGAATAATGCATAAACATGATACAATAAGACAAGGCTACAACAAGACTACAAAAGACGATAAGATTACGACTACGGAGGACAATACGGGACAtacattataaaaacatataaagaaCAATGTTTACTTGACCTTGCGACAGTGGAAACAAAAATGACAACaaatttttattaacatttttccaGTCTCGGTGTTAGCCCTGAGGAATTGTACCAGTGTCCTGGTGTACAGGAAATCTGGCACGAACTTATTTCACCATTCTGTATTCGTCGTGACGCAATCTGTGACGTCACTGCTAAATATAGAACTATTGACGGATCATGCAATAACCTTCAGAATCCTCTTTGGGGACGTTCTAACAGACCCCATCTGCGCTTTTTGAAACCTAAATATATGGATGGTAAGTGACAACAAATTTCTGTcgaaaataattcattttcagaaaactaggtcaaaactattaattaaaacaaaaaaaaaaaaaaaaaaagaaatacaacaaaacaaaactattaaTTGCCACTCTGTCTTACATGAAAAAAAGCCATTTCCTGATGTTCATCTCAGTGGTGATGTCagtgtctgaattattttctctAGAtaatcaaagttaaaaaaaagctCTACAACCAACCAGTATTAATTAATAGATGAGCTGATTTTAAACAATGCGTGTTGAGATCAATGCCATATTGATATTTCCTGTATTTTTAGCGAAGTCACGGTAACAAGTCTACCTCTTTTTAAAGATCTATATCAAGGAACTTGTACGTTTGATGATGCCAGTGTCAGatgtagaggatatttgtttatttcagtataaattcGAAATACCTTTCCCGAGTAGataccagatgcaatattttcacgagtggcttGGCCTCtcgtgaaaatgtaagatattgtgtTTATTAGTGAAAAATATtctgatcttacatgtaaaataaacattttttttattccatattttgactaaattaaagCATAACACTATAATCTGTGTAAAATCAGTCAATTCCAATAAACAATTTACACAGACAATATTATGCTAAACAATTTATACAGACAATATTATGCTAAACAATTTACACAGACAATATTATGCTGAATCTAGGTGGAAGTTTTGTTCATATATCTGTGAAAGTTCAGTCcgactttttttaatttttcaaatagtagagctattgtCATAAATATTTCGTCGGCGTCAGTGTAATGAAATGCTTGCTATTCACATATCTTCAGGTTGATGAAATGACTGCTCTGAGACAGATTTTCATACCTGTTACTTGTACCATACAAATGTATGTCCCTTTTAATATAACAACATATGGGTCTATAAATTTTATGCATGATGTAGAAAACTCGCGCTGTATTTCAGcagaataaaaatgacaaaaagcttCAAATGCATTCGTTAAATCACACGCTGTGCTCATTTGTATTTACTCCAGATATAGGTTTACCACGTCAAACAAGTGTTGCCGGCGGAATGTTACCTAGTGCAAGGACTGTCAGTAATGTTGTACATCACCAAGACCCTTGCTGTCCCCTGAATGAAAGAGATCTCAGCCTATATGTGATGCAATGGGGACAGATGATTGACCATGACGTTACAGACACAGCTATTGCACGAGGAGCTAACAATTCTACAATAATCTGCTGTAACCTGCCTCAAAAACTTCTTATGCAACGGTAATTTATGATGCAAGCATGTATTTTAGTATAAAAATTCTATTACCAGACCGTTAGTATTAACGGATCCCGTAGTTATTCACGGATACACTGAATCTTGTTGACCTATTATTTCATTGTCTTTACTTGTGTTTTAAGGCACGCATATGGCAGAACTGTTTAATGCTCTTTGTTCTATCAGTTGACCTTGTACTCTTGTAATAATACCTGGTAAAACAACGTAAAACAATTGACTGGTTGACCTTTAGATACCATTGTTATAAGTTATAAGGTATTTATAAGGTATCTAATAATGTGTGGATATTAGCCAGGTTAACAGCCCAGGTACCATTTTAGCTAATTCTACGACCTAtgataaaatatctaaataactTGTGTGTGGCTGCCTGGTTAACTGCTCAGATACCATAGTAATCATTTCTACATACAATGATCAAATATCTAATAACTTGTGTGTGGCTGCCTGGTTAACGGCTCATATACCATTGTAATCATTTCTACATACAATGATCAAATATCTAATAACTTGTGTGTGGCTGCCTGGTAAACGGCCCAGATACCATTGTAATCATTTCTACATACAATGATCAGATATCTAATAACTTGTGTGTGGCTGCCTGGTAAACGGCTCAGATACCATTGTAATCATTTCTACATACAATCATCAGATATCTAAAAACTTGCATGTGGCTGTCTTGATAACTGCCCAGACACCATTGTAGTCATTTCTGCATGTAATGATCAAATATCTATTTACTTGCTTGTGGCTGTCTTGTTAACTGCCCAGACACCATTGTAATCATTTCTACATGTAATGATCAAATATCTAATAACTGGTGTGTGGCTGCCTTCTTAACTATTCAGACACCACTGTAATCATATTTacatgaaatgataaaatatcaaattaacttGAGCGTCCCTGCCTGGATAACTGATCAGATACCGTCGTATTCATTTCTACATGTATTGATCAAATATCTAATAACTTGTGTGTTGCTGCCTGGTTAACTGCTAAGATACCAATGTTCCGCACTATTCCATACTAatggaatttaaaatattatgaaacagTTGTCCCCCTTggaaaaaagaatgccatttttaaggaaataaataaataaaaaaaaaacagtttacaaatttgtaaaaaaatgttgaacCTATTTGATCctagttttatgaaatttgagGACTGTGACATTTTTGCAAATGCATAGgatatgtaacatttctttaaaaattaagaacttttaaagGTGTTAAACTGTTCAGAAGTGTGGTTTCTTCATGCAGCTTGTTCCGGAATGCAAGGcatatttcaattatttgacaattgttttgcagaataacaaacatgttttatattctgCTGAACTTTAACATAAACAACCTTTTCTGTCTACGTCGAATTCGTTTTAACAAAAGGTGGGCCAAATCGCTAAACCAAAATGTACACATGTTATTTATGTGATTGTTTTCAGATCTGAATGTTTCCCGATTGATATAAAGCCTAATGATGCGAGATTTGAAGAATCGTGTATGAACTTTGTCCGGTCTGTCGCTGGACATAGCGATAATTGTGACATAGGTAACTAACGTTACACAGAAGCAGTCAAGTAGCTAGTATGTGTTCTAAATTTAAGCGCTAAACTGCGATACTGCTGTCAAACACTGTTGGgatattttactaaatttgtcATTCTTGATTtacatttggttttaaaattttagattaatCTAAATCCtgaattttattgatatttattattGTATATAATGTTAGCAGAGCATTACATATCGTACCTTGTCCTACCATTCCGTGAGTCAGGGATCTTTTGGTCTGAATTGTTTTTGTCATTCTTGCTATCCAGATTCTTTGGAACATAAGAAGGATTAAACATGAGGGTTTGTGGGGAAATAATTGGCTTAAACTAAAAAGTGGTGTTTTCTTCCAATGACTGTTCCTTGGCGGTGTCCTACTGTTCCTTATTTGTTTgttatgtcattttgttttacttCGTCATTGTATTTAGGTATTTAATAAACATTGTAGCgcatttctcaaatttcaaaaaaacgcATTCAAACTATACCCTATGCAATGTATCTgtacatgtactgtaaaatcattaaatttcgtggacatgaaatttcgtgtttttggtcaaaacagaaatttcgtggggatatgaattcgtggatttcaacttttgaatataaaatgaaagggagttttacttgttcgttgggattaaatttcgtggattgagtcaaccgcgaaatccacgaaaattagtcccccacgaatattaatgatttcacagtatatgatttatatacacagaaataaatagacaaactaaaacaaatatgtaCATCAGGGATAAGCGGAAGAAATAAAATCATAGAAGGGCGCCTGGTTAGAATGCTGTCTGTGGCAAAATAATCACTGATGAGTTTAACCTGATCAGTAGTGCACaactctctctctccctctctctctctatctctgtCTGCCTGACATGTTCCAAAGTTAAATGGAAGTAACATTTACCAGGTAAATCCCACACAAAAGCTTTTGTGACAAAAATACGTGTAAAACACAATATGAGtatataaacaacaaaatctAACGAACCAAATAgacatgtactcaatgcctttgtagAAGGCATGGTAACAAGAAAGATTTCATTACGGATCCAACGAATTAGACCAAAGCAGGCTTAAGAACCGATTTatgatatacatacatgtatacacaggAACTAGAAATATTAATTGTATTTTGTTAAGAAATATCTTGTTCTTACAATAGTTAAATGTCCACATACACATTTAAGTTCAAAGTATTGACCTCTAAAGACTCATTAACTCCTTCTCAGGTCGGCGAAACCAGCTTAACCAAGCGACTTCGTATCTCGATGCCTCGTTCCTTTATGGACACAATGATGAAGATGCAAACATAATCCGGTCGTTCCGAAATGGCAAGTTGGGATTTATTGTAACTAATGtaaagtaaaacaacaaaaatacacacagcaaaactgagctgaacgaagtaaatctttaaaaggtaaaaactgaatttaaaacatATCTAATTACGGACGAGAAGTAGACCATAATATTACAAATACACACAAATGTACTGTAAAATGACAAGTTGAGATTGTCATCCAATTTTGGTTACTAACAGGTCTATGCACTTTTACTGTACCATACCTTTTATAGGCAGGGGAGGTGTAGAGCATTAAACATGTGGGTCAGAATAAAGTACTGTATTTCACTATTAACCAATAAAACTGCTTCAGTACCGATGTAATATGATTGTTTTAGGACGTTCTAGTGATAACCGCCAACATTAGATCGCcactattggatgtacgcacgtattgagtgtacagtATACTGATTAAAGGTTAGTTTTAGTCGGGCCCtcaagggtgtttctcttgttgctctgtcttctgtaaaggcattgagtacatacgtttttggttcttaaggtttgctttatatatatttatacaggagcatttttgtgttttacatgccttgcctttttgtttctattacgtgtaTAATAGATTCACCTggtggggattacttttatttacactgtcaagtgtctttggaacatggtgtggGGGTAAGAGTGCGGTTGGGTGCGTACCATAAacaggtttaagctccccagtgctgtttttgccactgaccattccaaggcagtgccccactgtgttcctttatttgttcgttttgtcctcgtatgtttgctttgtatgcgagtgtgtgtatgtgtgtgtgtttatttgtgtgtgtttgtagtgtgcacgtttgcgtgctgcGGGTTTCGTTTTGCGGAGGCTTTATTTTTGGAACATgacatttcctgtttgatatatgtccttGTTTTTAGGTTTATTTAATAAAGtgcattcaatgcgtgcgtacgcTCAATCTTATGATAACGCAAACTGTCtcgttctggacatgttgcagtTTGTCAAGTCTGCTGCTTGGAATACCACTAACAACTGACCATTACCGTTTTGAGGCTAACCTTCCGTGAgtgttgttttaaaattcatcaaGGCTActtttgtttcaatatttacaCATTACATGGAATGAACTAATTCCATTGTAGAACATGTGTACATGTTTCGAATATAGTGGATAGCAAATAGAAACGACGTTCCCATGTGTAGTTAATTAGACAAATTCGTACATAGTTAAATTGTAAGATTATGTAACAATAAAGGTTAATACCCTAGAATGAAGTAAAGTTTGACATTGCATAAATCATTTAAACTTTATTGCGTCTAACTCTAATTCAGAAATATATAGTGCAGTGTAATAAACTAGCAGCCTTGGTCAATACAACAGTTCGGTGTCAATAAACATATAAATTTCGAATATATATGACTGTTTCCGGTTAATTTTATTGACTTTTGATTGTCACAAATGAGGTTGTAGGGCAGTAAATCATTATCATTtgcatttacattgaaataaggTCATTCATGTGTCGACGAATTTATAAACTGGTATAATAAAGGACCTGGTATTGGTCGAAGAAATCCTCTATTCGCCGAGGGGAAGAAAAAGCCGAGCTTATCATCGTAAAACATCAGCAATAAGTCTTttcattacaatatattttttaaatataaataataagaaaattgTAGAATTTAAAAAAGTCAATCAGAACATGTACGTTAGAATAAAAGATACACCATTCAAATAACTAACAAGGTAGcattaagaaaaattaaaaaaaacaaagttctgCCAAAATGTGCCATAACTAAGCCAACAAAAATGCGTTGCtctgtaaaaaaagaaataagtcttaaaattaaaatcaatttaacaattaaacaattaa comes from the Mercenaria mercenaria strain notata chromosome 9, MADL_Memer_1, whole genome shotgun sequence genome and includes:
- the LOC128559358 gene encoding peroxidase-like, which codes for MLVIRLLLLFCPLVTWFAHAQMMGRSCAGKNMMEIRAIIMQAITNARDSLARQKQLNEFFSKIGHDEAMNTVPYTPKTYHQHYAAFSHLNLPASVQVDSGFIVQHATKEITQTLGVSPEELYQCPGVQEIWHELISPFCIRRDAICDVTAKYRTIDGSCNNLQNPLWGRSNRPHLRFLKPKYMDDIGLPRQTSVAGGMLPSARTVSNVVHHQDPCCPLNERDLSLYVMQWGQMIDHDVTDTAIARGANNSTIICCNLPQKLLMQRSECFPIDIKPNDARFEESCMNFVRSVAGHSDNCDIGRRNQLNQATSYLDASFLYGHNDEDANIIRSFRNGKLGFIVTNVK